Proteins encoded by one window of Thermus caldifontis:
- a CDS encoding hydroxymethylglutaryl-CoA lyase, with product MAKVPIRYVECPRDAWQGFQRFIPTGEKVAFLEKLLEAGFRHLDLTSFVSPKWVPQMADAEEVLAALPPPQGRTYLAIVANEKGLERALKAPNLTAIGYPFSLSETFQRKNTGRTRQESWPLVKAMVEATRGRLGLVVYLSMAFGNPYGDPWSLEAVLEDMAQLWELGVKEIALADTYGVAEAGRIQEVLEAAVARFGPEGLGAHLHARPEGVLAKVEAVLGAGVRWLEGALAGVGGCPFAGDELVGNLPTEKVLPYLEERGYTTGIDLQALPKLAGEAARLKLLYG from the coding sequence ATGGCCAAGGTTCCCATCCGTTACGTGGAATGCCCCCGGGATGCCTGGCAAGGCTTCCAGCGCTTCATCCCCACCGGGGAGAAGGTGGCCTTCTTAGAAAAGCTCCTGGAAGCGGGCTTCCGCCACCTGGACCTCACCAGCTTCGTCTCCCCCAAGTGGGTGCCCCAGATGGCGGATGCCGAGGAGGTCTTGGCCGCCTTGCCCCCACCCCAGGGCCGCACCTACCTGGCCATCGTGGCCAACGAGAAGGGGCTGGAACGGGCCCTTAAGGCCCCCAACCTCACGGCCATCGGCTATCCCTTCTCCCTTTCGGAAACCTTCCAGCGGAAGAACACGGGCCGCACCCGGCAGGAATCCTGGCCCCTGGTGAAGGCCATGGTGGAGGCCACCCGAGGAAGGCTTGGCCTGGTGGTCTACCTTTCCATGGCCTTCGGGAACCCTTACGGGGACCCCTGGAGCTTGGAGGCGGTCCTGGAGGACATGGCGCAGCTTTGGGAGCTTGGGGTCAAGGAGATCGCCCTGGCGGACACCTACGGGGTGGCGGAGGCGGGCCGCATCCAGGAGGTGCTGGAGGCAGCCGTGGCCCGCTTCGGCCCGGAAGGCCTGGGGGCCCACCTACACGCCCGTCCCGAAGGGGTTTTGGCCAAGGTGGAGGCGGTGCTAGGGGCCGGGGTCCGCTGGCTGGAGGGCGCCTTGGCCGGGGTGGGGGGCTGCCCCTTCGCCGGGGATGAACTGGTGGGCAATCTGCCCACAGAGAAGGTGCTTCCCTACCTGGAGGAAAGGGGCTACACCACGGGAATAGACCTTCAGGCCCTACCCAAGCTGGCAGGGGAAGCAGCCCGGCTTAAGCTTCTCTACGGCTAA
- the rnhA gene encoding ribonuclease HI translates to MKRVELFTDGACLGNPGPGGWAALLRWGGHERMLSGGEPCTTNNRMELTALLQGLKALKEPCEVHLFSDSQYLVKALSEWLPRWQGKGFRGVKNQDLWEAIARELVRHRVVPHWVRGHNGHPENERVDQEARKQALQQKATLFSAQAGKRYT, encoded by the coding sequence GTGAAGCGGGTGGAGCTTTTTACCGACGGGGCTTGCCTGGGAAACCCGGGCCCGGGCGGCTGGGCAGCCCTTCTGCGCTGGGGCGGCCACGAGCGGATGCTTTCCGGGGGCGAGCCTTGCACCACCAACAACCGCATGGAGCTCACCGCCCTCCTGCAGGGCCTAAAGGCTCTTAAGGAGCCCTGCGAGGTCCATCTCTTCTCGGATAGCCAGTACCTGGTGAAGGCCCTTTCGGAGTGGCTACCTAGATGGCAAGGGAAAGGCTTCCGCGGGGTGAAAAACCAGGACCTTTGGGAGGCCATCGCCAGGGAGCTCGTGCGGCACCGGGTGGTGCCCCATTGGGTGCGGGGGCACAACGGCCACCCGGAAAACGAGCGCGTGGACCAGGAGGCGCGCAAGCAGGCCCTCCAGCAAAAGGCCACGCTTTTTTCCGCCCAAGCAGGAAAGCGTTATACTTAG
- a CDS encoding Uma2 family endonuclease, whose translation MEVTFPRPRMSSSFIEVADTGLDHNRRKPALHAQAGIPEVWGVNLVEGFLGVYRYPQEDHYRLREMVFPSETKAPLAFPDRPIPWS comes from the coding sequence GTGGAGGTCACCTTCCCGAGGCCAAGGATGTCCTCCTCCTTCATAGAGGTGGCCGACACCGGCCTGGACCACAACCGGAGGAAGCCAGCCCTCCATGCGCAAGCAGGCATTCCGGAGGTCTGGGGCGTAAACCTTGTGGAGGGGTTCCTGGGGGTCTACCGCTACCCCCAAGAGGACCACTACCGCCTGCGGGAAATGGTCTTCCCCAGCGAGACCAAAGCCCCCTTGGCCTTCCCTGACCGGCCCATTCCCTGGTCGTGA
- a CDS encoding acyl-CoA carboxylase subunit beta, which produces MGPEARLESKLRPEEREGPVYKANKDAWVALVRDFKESLERVRQGGGPKAVERQHKKGRLTARERIARLLDPGTEFYELMAFAGWGMYQEWGGAPAGGVVTGLGQIQGQTWMIVANDATVKAGAFFPITAKKVIRAQTMALENRIPTLYLVDSAGVFLPLQDEVFPDQDDFGRIFYLNARMSALGIPQISAIMGNCVAGGAYLPVMTDVLIMTEGSGLYLAGPALVKAAIGQEVSSEELGGARMHFEVSGTVDFYEPHDEAALERIRQLIALYPPPRLAPWAEGRKEPREPLYPAEDLYGLTAPDGSRPYDLREVIARLVDGSEFLEYKGGYGETLVTGFARIGGFPVGIVGNQRLILKKKGRIEVGGVIYAEAADKAARFILEVNQMNIPLLFLQDVTGFMVGKESEQAGIIRRGAKLVNAVSNSVVPKITLILGGSFGAGNYALAGKAYAPRFIFAWPSAKYAVMGGAQAAKTLLELEVEKLKRQGQEPSDEELKELYERIKGRYEETLDPRYAAARLWVDGILLPHETRKWLIRALEACALNPEREPLRIGVFQV; this is translated from the coding sequence ATGGGTCCGGAAGCCCGCCTGGAGAGCAAGCTCCGTCCGGAGGAGCGGGAAGGCCCGGTCTACAAGGCTAACAAGGACGCCTGGGTAGCCCTGGTGCGGGATTTCAAGGAAAGCCTGGAAAGGGTGCGCCAAGGGGGTGGGCCCAAGGCGGTGGAGCGCCAGCACAAGAAGGGCCGCCTCACCGCCCGGGAGCGCATCGCCAGGCTTCTGGACCCGGGAACGGAGTTCTACGAGCTCATGGCCTTTGCCGGGTGGGGGATGTACCAGGAGTGGGGCGGAGCCCCGGCGGGGGGCGTGGTCACCGGCCTCGGGCAGATCCAGGGCCAAACCTGGATGATCGTTGCCAACGACGCCACGGTGAAGGCAGGAGCCTTCTTCCCCATCACCGCCAAGAAGGTGATCCGGGCCCAGACCATGGCCCTGGAAAACCGCATCCCCACCCTGTACCTGGTGGACTCCGCTGGGGTTTTCCTCCCCCTTCAGGACGAGGTCTTCCCGGACCAGGACGACTTTGGCCGCATCTTCTACCTCAACGCCCGCATGTCCGCCCTGGGCATCCCCCAGATCTCTGCCATCATGGGCAACTGCGTGGCCGGGGGGGCCTACCTTCCCGTCATGACCGATGTCCTCATCATGACCGAGGGAAGCGGGCTCTACCTGGCGGGGCCTGCCCTGGTCAAGGCGGCCATCGGCCAGGAGGTGAGTAGCGAGGAGCTGGGCGGGGCCCGCATGCACTTTGAGGTCTCAGGGACCGTGGACTTTTACGAACCCCACGACGAAGCTGCCCTGGAAAGGATCCGCCAGCTCATCGCCCTCTACCCGCCCCCCAGGCTCGCCCCTTGGGCGGAAGGGCGCAAGGAGCCACGGGAACCCCTTTACCCCGCGGAGGACCTCTACGGCCTCACCGCCCCCGATGGTTCCCGCCCCTATGACCTCCGGGAGGTGATCGCCCGCCTGGTGGACGGCTCCGAGTTTCTGGAGTACAAGGGGGGGTACGGGGAAACCCTGGTCACCGGCTTTGCCCGCATCGGGGGGTTTCCCGTGGGCATCGTGGGCAACCAGCGCCTCATCCTGAAGAAGAAGGGGCGGATTGAGGTGGGGGGGGTGATCTATGCGGAGGCCGCGGACAAGGCGGCCCGGTTCATCCTCGAGGTCAACCAGATGAACATCCCCCTCCTCTTCCTCCAGGACGTGACCGGCTTCATGGTGGGCAAGGAGTCGGAGCAGGCGGGAATCATCCGCCGGGGGGCCAAGCTGGTCAATGCCGTGAGCAACTCCGTGGTACCCAAGATCACCCTAATCCTGGGGGGCTCCTTCGGGGCCGGCAACTACGCCCTGGCGGGCAAGGCCTACGCCCCCAGGTTCATCTTCGCCTGGCCCAGCGCCAAGTATGCGGTGATGGGCGGGGCCCAGGCGGCCAAGACCCTTTTGGAGCTGGAGGTGGAGAAGCTCAAGCGTCAAGGCCAGGAACCCTCCGACGAGGAGCTTAAGGAGCTTTACGAGCGCATCAAGGGCCGCTACGAGGAGACCCTAGACCCCCGCTACGCCGCCGCCCGGCTTTGGGTGGACGGGATCCTCCTCCCCCACGAAACCCGGAAGTGGCTCATCCGGGCCCTCGAGGCCTGTGCCCTCAACCCCGAGCGGGAACCTTTGCGCATCGGGGTCTTCCAGGTGTAG
- a CDS encoding DUF3197 domain-containing protein codes for MERIGLRASPRITLEALKEALKGVRISEAKVYLITDWQDRRHQARYALLIHGGKKDLLTPDAFGPAFPGGEEALSELVDLLLRLGARKFYEAVVSPAELTALLGLPPEELIRRVNAIANPTDPGIYLKRAA; via the coding sequence ATGGAACGCATCGGCCTGCGCGCTTCCCCCAGGATTACCCTCGAGGCCCTCAAGGAGGCCCTGAAAGGCGTGCGGATCTCTGAGGCCAAGGTCTACCTCATCACCGACTGGCAGGACCGCCGGCACCAGGCCCGCTACGCCCTCCTCATCCACGGGGGCAAGAAGGACCTCCTCACCCCCGATGCCTTCGGCCCGGCCTTCCCTGGCGGGGAGGAGGCCCTTTCGGAGTTGGTGGACCTTTTGCTGCGCCTAGGGGCCAGGAAGTTCTACGAGGCCGTGGTCTCCCCGGCGGAGCTCACCGCCCTTTTGGGGCTTCCGCCCGAAGAGCTCATCCGGCGGGTCAACGCCATCGCCAACCCCACGGACCCGGGGATCTACCTGAAAAGGGCGGCTTAG